In one Magnetovibrio sp. genomic region, the following are encoded:
- the mutL gene encoding DNA mismatch repair endonuclease MutL, giving the protein MTIRRLPETLVNQIAAGEVVERPASALKELVENALDAGARNIDIQLRDGGRTLISVTDDGRGMTADDLCLAVERHATSKLPDDDLVHIKSLGFRGEALPSIGAVARLTITSRVEGGDSAWTLSVEGGTLGNVQPAAHPQGTRVEIRDLFFATPARLKFLKEPRTELSHATEMVKRLAMAHPGVGFTLADGTRTVLRYAPAQGDLFTQRLDRLGAIMGREFSDNALTVEAAREGVRLTGHIGLPTLNRGNAQQQYMFVNGRPVKDKLFFGAVRGAYRDFLAHDRYPYVALYLEVPPDQVDVNVHPAKTEVRFRDSGLVRGLIVSALKHALADAGHRASTTVSHAALGAVQHGQGLHAYQSRPFPQGGGYPTAGLSDRAAQFQAPLHNFDMTPTARSEQQPPPQADTVVSDFPLGVARAQLHETYIVAQTADGIVVVDQHAAHERIVYERMKHALDEGGIKRQGLLLPEVVELDEPSAARLTKRLDELSELGLVIEPFGEGAVVVRETPAMLGQTDVQKLVKDLADDLAEWGEVLSLHEKLADVASTMACHGSVRAGRRLNADEMNALLREMEATPHSGQCNHGRPTYVELKLSDIEKLFGRR; this is encoded by the coding sequence ATGACCATTCGCCGTCTGCCTGAAACTCTGGTCAATCAAATCGCCGCCGGCGAAGTGGTGGAGCGTCCGGCCTCCGCCCTCAAGGAACTGGTTGAAAACGCCTTGGACGCCGGGGCGCGCAACATCGATATCCAGTTGCGCGACGGCGGCCGCACCTTGATCAGCGTCACCGACGACGGTCGCGGCATGACGGCGGACGATTTGTGCTTGGCGGTGGAACGTCACGCTACGTCGAAGCTGCCCGACGACGATTTGGTGCACATCAAGTCGTTGGGGTTTCGCGGCGAGGCGCTGCCGTCCATCGGCGCGGTGGCGCGCTTGACTATTACGTCGCGGGTTGAAGGCGGCGACAGCGCATGGACCTTGAGCGTCGAAGGGGGCACGCTCGGCAATGTCCAGCCTGCCGCCCACCCACAAGGCACCCGGGTCGAAATCCGCGATCTATTTTTTGCCACTCCGGCGCGGTTGAAGTTTCTCAAAGAACCGCGCACCGAACTGAGCCACGCCACGGAAATGGTCAAGCGTCTCGCCATGGCTCATCCGGGGGTGGGCTTTACGCTGGCAGACGGCACGCGCACGGTGCTGCGCTATGCGCCCGCCCAGGGCGATTTGTTCACCCAGCGCCTGGATCGTCTCGGCGCGATCATGGGGCGGGAATTTTCCGACAATGCCCTGACGGTCGAAGCCGCACGCGAAGGCGTTCGTCTTACAGGGCACATCGGTCTGCCGACGCTCAACCGCGGCAACGCCCAGCAGCAGTACATGTTCGTCAACGGTCGCCCGGTCAAGGACAAGCTGTTTTTCGGCGCGGTGCGCGGTGCGTATCGCGACTTTCTGGCTCATGACCGCTATCCTTATGTCGCGCTTTATCTGGAAGTTCCGCCCGACCAAGTGGACGTCAACGTTCACCCGGCAAAGACCGAAGTGCGTTTTCGCGATTCAGGTTTGGTGCGCGGTTTGATCGTCAGTGCGCTCAAGCACGCCTTGGCCGATGCCGGGCACCGCGCCTCGACCACGGTGTCTCACGCGGCGCTCGGCGCGGTTCAGCATGGCCAAGGCTTGCATGCCTATCAATCGCGACCGTTTCCCCAAGGCGGCGGTTATCCAACTGCCGGTTTGTCCGACCGTGCCGCGCAGTTTCAAGCGCCATTGCACAATTTCGATATGACCCCTACGGCGCGAAGCGAACAACAGCCGCCCCCCCAAGCCGATACCGTTGTGAGCGACTTCCCGCTCGGCGTGGCGCGCGCGCAGCTGCACGAAACCTACATCGTGGCGCAGACAGCAGACGGTATCGTGGTGGTCGATCAGCACGCCGCGCACGAACGCATCGTGTACGAACGCATGAAGCACGCCCTGGATGAAGGCGGCATCAAACGCCAAGGCTTGCTGTTGCCCGAGGTGGTGGAGCTGGACGAGCCGTCCGCCGCCAGACTCACAAAGCGCCTCGACGAATTGTCGGAGCTTGGCTTGGTGATCGAGCCGTTTGGCGAAGGGGCCGTGGTGGTGCGAGAAACGCCCGCGATGCTCGGCCAGACCGACGTGCAAAAATTGGTCAAGGACCTAGCCGATGACTTGGCTGAATGGGGCGAGGTCTTGTCGCTGCATGAAAAGCTCGCTGACGTCGCCTCGACGATGGCCTGCCATGGTTCGGTGCGCGCCGGTCGGCGACTGAACGCGGATGAAATGAACGCCTTGCTGCGTGAAATGGAAGCCACGCCGCATTCCGGGCAATGCAATCATGGCCGTCCGACCTATGTTGAGCTCAAGCTCAGCGACATCGAAAAATTGTTTGGACGGCGTTAG
- a CDS encoding bifunctional riboflavin kinase/FAD synthetase, giving the protein MRIFRHYTDLPEDARGCVVAIGNFDGIHKGHQVVINEAGFIARATGKPWAVMSFEPHPDALFKPDCEPFRLSTMRTKAHMIEQLGVDELLVQHFDFAFAGLTAQAFVEEVLVKGLGASHVVAGYDFQFGQKRQGNCDTLLHLGRDIGFGFTAVPKVVDEDGIVYSSTRVRDCLKAGDTRGAAHVLGRPFELEGRIEHGDQRGRQLGFPTANLHLGDFLRPALGVYAVRAGVDEGSGTRWLNGVCNVGKRPTFDKGDDVVLEAHLFDFDGDLYGKHLRVQMIERLREERKFDGLDAIKTQIAIDCEKAREILSKEG; this is encoded by the coding sequence ATGCGGATATTTAGACACTATACCGATTTGCCTGAAGACGCCCGCGGCTGCGTGGTCGCCATCGGGAACTTCGACGGTATTCACAAAGGCCACCAAGTTGTCATCAACGAGGCCGGTTTCATTGCGCGCGCCACAGGCAAACCGTGGGCTGTGATGTCGTTCGAGCCGCACCCCGATGCACTGTTCAAGCCCGATTGCGAACCGTTCCGCCTATCGACCATGCGCACCAAGGCGCACATGATCGAACAACTGGGCGTCGACGAACTGCTGGTTCAGCATTTCGATTTCGCGTTTGCCGGACTGACTGCCCAAGCTTTCGTCGAAGAAGTCCTGGTCAAAGGCCTGGGCGCGAGCCATGTGGTGGCGGGATACGATTTTCAGTTCGGCCAAAAGCGCCAGGGCAATTGCGATACCCTCTTGCACCTGGGACGCGACATAGGCTTTGGCTTTACCGCGGTGCCCAAGGTCGTCGACGAAGACGGCATCGTTTATTCGTCCACCCGTGTGCGCGATTGCCTGAAAGCCGGCGATACGCGCGGCGCCGCTCATGTTTTGGGCCGCCCGTTCGAGCTGGAAGGACGCATCGAGCACGGCGATCAGCGCGGCCGTCAGTTGGGCTTCCCGACCGCCAATCTACACTTGGGCGATTTTTTACGCCCGGCGTTGGGTGTATACGCCGTGCGCGCCGGTGTCGACGAAGGCAGCGGAACCCGTTGGCTGAACGGTGTCTGCAACGTCGGCAAACGCCCCACCTTCGACAAAGGCGACGATGTCGTGTTGGAAGCGCACCTGTTCGATTTCGACGGCGATCTATATGGCAAGCACCTGCGCGTGCAGATGATTGAACGTCTGCGCGAAGAGCGCAAATTCGACGGCTTGGACGCCATCAAGACGCAAATCGCCATCGATTGCGAGAAAGCTAGAGAAATCCTCTCAAAAGAAGGCTAA
- a CDS encoding glucose-6-phosphate isomerase: protein MLYRQIIQTCFESHVGEYGLSDEQFSEFQEQTGPIVDELRANYKSGALPLLRLPEATDDIADLDATATRFRTQFDDVVVLGTGGSSLGGQTLYALADSGFGPRKGGPRLHFLDNVDPDTFELLYEQLELRRTGFIVISKSGGTAETVAQFIACLDRLMMLIGRGSVPEHALVITELENANNPLRSLAHRLSLPVLAHDPNIGGRYSALSLVGLLPAMIAGLDAHAVRRGALNVLKATLEGPDPRESEPAVGAAIKVAFMKKKGIANTVLMPYVDRLANFGLWFQQLWAESLGKNGTGSTPIRAMGTRDQHSQMQLYLDGPRDKLFTLMTLNVAGEGGLISNALVKEPELAYLQRRRMGDLLDAEQRATTETLVRNGCPTRLFELDRLDEEVMGALMMHFMLETIISAGLLGVNAFDQPAVEEGKVLARKFLLEMG from the coding sequence ATGCTCTATCGTCAAATTATCCAAACCTGTTTTGAAAGCCATGTGGGCGAATATGGGCTTTCGGATGAGCAATTCAGCGAATTTCAAGAACAGACCGGCCCCATCGTCGATGAACTGCGCGCCAATTACAAAAGCGGCGCTCTGCCGCTGTTGCGGCTGCCGGAAGCCACCGACGACATCGCCGACCTAGACGCCACCGCGACGCGCTTTCGCACTCAATTTGACGATGTGGTGGTGTTGGGCACTGGCGGCTCTTCGCTGGGTGGGCAGACCCTTTATGCCTTGGCCGATAGCGGTTTTGGCCCGCGCAAGGGTGGCCCGCGGCTGCATTTCCTCGACAACGTCGACCCCGATACGTTCGAGCTACTGTACGAACAGCTCGAGTTGCGGCGTACCGGCTTTATCGTCATTTCAAAATCCGGCGGTACGGCGGAAACGGTGGCACAGTTCATCGCTTGTCTTGATCGATTGATGATGCTGATCGGCCGCGGCAGCGTGCCCGAACATGCCTTGGTGATCACGGAGCTTGAAAACGCCAACAACCCGCTGCGCTCTTTGGCGCATCGGTTGAGCTTGCCGGTCTTGGCCCACGACCCGAACATCGGCGGGCGCTATTCCGCGTTGAGCTTGGTCGGTTTGTTGCCGGCGATGATCGCGGGATTGGATGCTCACGCGGTGCGCCGTGGCGCGCTGAACGTGCTGAAAGCGACGCTGGAAGGCCCCGATCCGCGTGAAAGCGAACCTGCCGTCGGCGCCGCGATCAAAGTCGCATTTATGAAAAAGAAGGGCATCGCCAACACGGTCTTGATGCCGTACGTCGACCGTCTGGCTAATTTCGGACTGTGGTTTCAACAGCTTTGGGCCGAAAGTCTGGGCAAGAACGGCACCGGATCGACGCCCATTCGCGCTATGGGCACGCGCGACCAGCATAGCCAAATGCAGCTGTATCTGGATGGACCGCGCGACAAGCTGTTCACCTTGATGACGCTGAATGTCGCGGGTGAGGGCGGTTTGATATCCAACGCCTTGGTAAAGGAACCGGAGCTCGCCTACCTGCAACGTCGCCGCATGGGCGATTTGTTGGACGCCGAACAGCGTGCCACGACGGAAACCTTGGTGCGCAATGGCTGTCCGACACGCTTGTTTGAACTGGACCGTTTGGACGAAGAGGTGATGGGCGCGCTGATGATGCATTTCATGCTGGAGACCATCATTTCCGCCGGGCTTTTGGGTGTTAACGCGTTCGACCAGCCCGCCGTCGAAGAGGGCAAGGTCTTGGCGCGCAAGTTCCTGCTCGAAATGGGCTGA
- the ileS gene encoding isoleucine--tRNA ligase: protein MSTDYKNTVFLPQTDFPMRAGLPKREPETLKRWAEIDLYALSRKAGEGREKFVLHDGPPYANGHLHIGHALNKILKDVIVRSQQMMGKDSNYVPGWDCHGLPIEWKIEEKYRAEGKDKDQVDVVEFRKECREFAAHWIDVQREEFQRLGLIGNWDNPYATMTFEAEAHIVAELGKFLMSGALYKGAKPVMWSVVEKTALAEAEVEYHDHSSQTLHVRFPVAQAPIAEMHGASVVIWTTTPWTIPANRAVAYGEFDYGVYEVKGVTDDSLAVVGEKLIVAEGLAEQVAEDAGITAWDKIASHHGLEGVVCKHPFHGHGYEFEVRALKGHFVTLEAGTGIVHIAPGHGADDWELGVKNGVPVPDTVNGDGTYTAQVPMFEGLPVLIFDEKKKKTRFPANKAVADKLQELGGLLATHRIEHSYPHSWRSKAPVIFRNTPQWFISMEKTGLREAAMKAIDDTRFVPAKGRARLESMVADRPDWCVSRQRAWGVPIAVFVNKTTGEPLRDQAVMDRIIQAFKEEGADAWFARDAQEFLGADYNAADFDQVTDILDVWFDSGCTHTFVLEARDDLKWPADLYLEGSDQHRGWFQSSLLESCGTRGRAPYDTVLTHGFLLNQDGHKMSKSLGNDIPPEQIIGEYGADILRLWVVGSDYSEDLRIGPDIIKSHADVYRRLRNTLRYLLGNLDGFEESERLNFAQMPELERWVLHRLWEMDKKVRTACDDFHFHSLFSELNNFCSIELSAYYFDIRKDTLYCERPDSTLRRATRTVLDEIFNCLSAWLAPFICFTAEEAWLSRFPDDTSVHLRLFPDVPDNWRDDALAQKWAKVRELRRVVTGALEIERAEKRIGSSLQAAPKVYASADYIQAMQGVDLAEISITSGAELIEGDAPDGAFTVDGIVGVGVVPNAAEGEKCERCWKVCDDIGVDAAHPTVCGRCADAVEHAGAAE from the coding sequence ATGAGCACGGACTACAAAAACACAGTCTTTCTTCCCCAAACCGATTTCCCGATGCGTGCGGGCTTACCCAAACGCGAGCCGGAAACCCTCAAACGCTGGGCAGAAATCGATTTGTACGCGCTGAGCCGCAAAGCCGGGGAAGGGCGCGAAAAGTTCGTCCTGCACGATGGTCCGCCCTATGCCAACGGCCACCTGCACATCGGTCACGCGCTCAACAAGATCCTCAAGGACGTCATCGTCCGTTCGCAACAGATGATGGGCAAGGATTCCAACTACGTGCCCGGCTGGGACTGTCACGGTCTGCCGATCGAGTGGAAAATCGAAGAAAAGTACCGCGCCGAAGGCAAGGATAAAGACCAAGTCGACGTGGTCGAATTTCGCAAGGAATGCCGCGAATTCGCTGCCCATTGGATCGACGTGCAGCGCGAAGAGTTCCAGCGTTTGGGCTTGATCGGCAATTGGGACAATCCTTACGCGACCATGACCTTCGAGGCCGAGGCGCACATCGTCGCCGAACTCGGCAAGTTTTTGATGAGCGGCGCGCTGTACAAAGGCGCCAAGCCGGTGATGTGGTCGGTGGTGGAAAAGACCGCCTTGGCCGAAGCCGAGGTCGAATACCACGACCATTCTTCGCAAACCCTGCACGTGCGGTTCCCGGTGGCCCAGGCGCCGATCGCCGAAATGCACGGCGCGTCGGTGGTTATCTGGACCACCACGCCATGGACCATCCCCGCCAACCGCGCGGTTGCGTACGGCGAGTTCGATTACGGCGTCTATGAAGTCAAAGGCGTCACGGATGACAGCCTCGCCGTGGTCGGCGAAAAACTGATCGTCGCCGAAGGCTTGGCCGAACAGGTTGCCGAAGACGCCGGCATCACCGCGTGGGATAAGATCGCTTCCCACCACGGCCTGGAGGGGGTGGTGTGCAAACACCCGTTCCACGGTCATGGATACGAGTTCGAGGTGCGCGCGCTGAAAGGCCACTTCGTGACCTTGGAAGCCGGTACCGGCATCGTGCATATAGCCCCCGGCCACGGCGCGGACGACTGGGAACTGGGCGTTAAAAACGGCGTGCCGGTGCCCGACACCGTCAACGGCGATGGCACCTACACGGCCCAGGTGCCGATGTTCGAAGGCCTGCCGGTGTTGATCTTCGACGAAAAGAAAAAGAAAACCCGTTTCCCGGCCAACAAGGCGGTGGCGGACAAACTGCAAGAACTGGGCGGGCTGTTGGCCACGCACCGGATCGAGCACAGCTATCCGCATTCGTGGCGATCGAAAGCTCCGGTGATCTTCCGAAACACCCCGCAGTGGTTCATTTCGATGGAAAAAACGGGCCTGCGCGAAGCCGCGATGAAGGCCATCGACGACACCCGCTTCGTGCCCGCCAAGGGCCGCGCACGTCTGGAATCGATGGTTGCCGACCGCCCCGACTGGTGCGTGTCGCGCCAACGCGCCTGGGGCGTGCCGATCGCGGTGTTCGTCAACAAAACCACCGGCGAGCCGTTGCGCGACCAAGCGGTCATGGACCGCATCATTCAGGCCTTCAAGGAAGAAGGCGCGGACGCGTGGTTCGCCCGCGACGCGCAGGAGTTCCTCGGTGCCGACTACAATGCCGCCGATTTCGATCAAGTGACGGACATTCTCGACGTGTGGTTCGATTCCGGCTGTACCCATACATTCGTGCTGGAAGCCCGCGATGATCTGAAGTGGCCCGCGGATTTGTACCTCGAAGGGTCCGACCAGCATCGCGGCTGGTTCCAAAGCTCGCTTTTGGAAAGCTGCGGCACCCGTGGGCGCGCACCCTACGATACGGTGTTGACGCACGGTTTCTTGCTCAACCAAGACGGCCACAAGATGTCCAAGTCCTTGGGCAACGACATCCCGCCCGAACAGATCATCGGCGAATACGGCGCCGATATCCTGCGTTTGTGGGTGGTGGGCTCCGATTATTCGGAAGACCTGCGCATCGGTCCCGACATCATCAAGAGCCACGCCGACGTTTATCGCCGCTTGCGCAACACCTTGCGCTACCTGCTCGGCAACCTCGACGGCTTTGAAGAAAGCGAACGTCTGAACTTCGCGCAAATGCCCGAATTGGAACGTTGGGTTCTGCACCGTCTGTGGGAAATGGACAAAAAAGTCCGCACCGCGTGCGACGACTTCCACTTTCATTCTCTGTTCAGCGAGCTCAACAATTTCTGTTCCATCGAACTGAGCGCGTATTATTTCGACATCCGCAAGGACACGCTGTACTGCGAACGCCCCGACAGCACCTTGCGTCGCGCCACCCGAACAGTGCTGGATGAGATCTTCAATTGCTTGAGCGCATGGCTGGCACCGTTCATCTGCTTCACCGCGGAAGAGGCATGGCTGTCGCGCTTCCCCGATGACACCAGTGTGCACCTGCGCCTGTTCCCGGACGTTCCCGACAATTGGCGCGACGACGCCTTGGCGCAAAAGTGGGCCAAAGTCCGCGAACTGCGCCGGGTGGTCACCGGCGCGCTGGAAATCGAACGTGCGGAAAAACGCATCGGCTCCAGCTTGCAGGCCGCACCCAAGGTTTACGCCTCGGCGGATTACATACAAGCGATGCAAGGCGTCGATCTGGCGGAAATCAGCATCACCTCGGGCGCCGAGCTGATCGAAGGGGACGCGCCGGACGGCGCGTTCACGGTCGACGGTATCGTCGGGGTCGGCGTGGTACCGAACGCGGCGGAGGGCGAAAAGTGCGAACGCTGCTGGAAGGTCTGCGATGACATCGGCGTCGATGCGGCCCATCCGACGGTGTGCGGGCGCTGCGCCGACGCGGTCGAGCACGCGGGAGCCGCTGAATGA
- a CDS encoding DUF3035 domain-containing protein, with the protein MKHIKLIALGVVAAVALTGCDGARKALTQTKAAPDEFSVYTRAPLTLPPDYGLRPPSEAEAEARKDDNPQDIAKRVMLSGRETQAAPIQASTPGTTALLARAGAQNAEPDIRQIVNRETSVFAEEDQNFMESLMFEPDPGHVVEPKQELQRIQENQALGKPVNDGETPVVEKKSKAPLEGLFDGWFK; encoded by the coding sequence ATGAAACACATTAAGCTCATTGCACTTGGCGTTGTCGCCGCCGTCGCCCTTACGGGCTGTGACGGCGCGCGCAAAGCGTTGACCCAAACCAAGGCCGCGCCGGACGAATTTTCGGTCTACACCCGTGCGCCGTTGACCTTGCCGCCCGATTACGGTTTGCGTCCGCCGTCCGAAGCCGAGGCCGAGGCCCGCAAAGACGACAATCCGCAAGACATCGCCAAGCGTGTGATGCTGAGCGGACGTGAGACTCAGGCGGCACCGATTCAGGCTTCGACGCCCGGCACCACCGCGCTGTTGGCGCGCGCCGGGGCGCAAAATGCGGAACCCGATATTCGTCAAATCGTGAATCGGGAAACGTCGGTGTTCGCCGAAGAAGATCAGAATTTCATGGAATCGCTGATGTTCGAGCCTGATCCCGGCCATGTCGTCGAACCGAAGCAGGAACTGCAACGCATCCAGGAAAACCAAGCATTGGGCAAACCAGTCAACGATGGCGAAACCCCGGTTGTCGAAAAGAAATCCAAGGCACCACTTGAGGGGCTGTTCGACGGTTGGTTCAAATAA
- the lspA gene encoding signal peptidase II, producing the protein MSGEITDHRAARQVGWGLAVAILIADQISKWLILGLFSDATRPYFEITPFFNIVLAWNRGISFGMFGNAGEHGDTILIVLTLAIAVGLSVWLTRAESRLSALALGSIIGGAVGNVIDRFRFGAVTDFLDLHVLGYHWPAFNVADSAIVIGAAMLMWESLFLGSESPTNKDAKHTNGEKSPGTDETH; encoded by the coding sequence ATGAGCGGTGAAATCACCGACCATCGCGCGGCCCGGCAGGTCGGTTGGGGCTTGGCCGTGGCAATATTGATTGCGGATCAAATCAGCAAGTGGCTGATATTGGGTCTGTTTTCGGACGCTACGCGTCCGTATTTCGAGATCACGCCGTTCTTCAACATCGTATTGGCGTGGAATCGGGGCATCAGTTTCGGCATGTTCGGTAACGCCGGCGAGCACGGCGATACGATTTTGATCGTGCTGACGTTGGCCATCGCGGTGGGGCTGAGCGTGTGGTTGACACGGGCCGAAAGCCGCCTCAGCGCCTTGGCTCTGGGCTCGATCATCGGCGGCGCCGTCGGCAACGTCATCGACCGTTTTCGCTTCGGCGCGGTGACGGACTTTCTCGACCTGCATGTTTTGGGGTATCATTGGCCGGCATTCAACGTCGCCGACAGCGCCATCGTCATCGGCGCAGCGATGTTGATGTGGGAATCCTTGTTTCTCGGCAGCGAAAGCCCTACAAATAAGGATGCAAAGCACACAAATGGTGAAAAATCACCGGGAACAGATGAAACACATTAA
- a CDS encoding pitrilysin family protein, with protein MTKIAKRFCAAVAVIVMMWGGQALWASEAWAGVFNPETFTLDNGMQVVVLPNHRAPVVLHMVWYKAGSADEPEGKSGVAHLLEHLMFKGTPKHPNGEFSKILAQHGGQENAFTSLDYTGYHQTVASDRLEMVMELEADRMTNLVLSPEDVATERAVVLEERNQRIENKPSARLREEANQKFFPDNHPYGRPIIGWRPELAALTREDALAFYKDHYAPDNAILVVAGDVNVADVKRLAEKYYGPIPARGVAARTPLVTDAPITGGETVLRDARVRQASWAENVIQPSLSNGSPRRVAALEILSELLGGGGTSRLYRALVIDQALAVSAGTYYDQSARGNGQFAFYASPRPGVSLDELAQALRTETRRVLDEGLKPDELAAIKKRMMADAVYSRDAMKTGAWTIGGALAAGHSIEDVEQWPERIQAVTEQDVLDALKAVLDEPRRITTKLLPNGNGDGA; from the coding sequence ATGACAAAAATCGCAAAACGTTTTTGTGCCGCCGTTGCCGTGATCGTGATGATGTGGGGCGGCCAAGCCCTCTGGGCGAGCGAGGCCTGGGCAGGGGTGTTCAATCCCGAAACGTTTACGCTGGATAACGGCATGCAGGTGGTGGTGCTGCCCAACCACCGCGCCCCGGTGGTGTTGCACATGGTGTGGTACAAGGCCGGTTCCGCCGATGAGCCCGAGGGCAAATCCGGCGTGGCGCATCTGTTGGAACATTTGATGTTCAAAGGCACGCCCAAGCATCCCAACGGCGAATTTTCCAAGATTTTGGCCCAACATGGCGGCCAGGAAAATGCGTTCACCAGCCTAGATTACACCGGTTATCACCAGACCGTCGCCAGCGACCGTTTGGAAATGGTGATGGAGCTAGAAGCCGACCGCATGACCAACTTGGTTCTGAGTCCCGAAGACGTCGCCACCGAGCGCGCAGTGGTGCTGGAAGAGCGCAACCAGCGCATCGAAAACAAACCCAGCGCCCGTCTGCGCGAGGAAGCCAATCAGAAATTTTTCCCTGATAACCATCCCTATGGCCGCCCGATCATCGGGTGGCGTCCCGAGCTGGCGGCGTTGACGCGCGAAGATGCGCTGGCCTTCTACAAAGACCACTACGCCCCGGATAACGCCATTTTGGTCGTCGCAGGCGATGTCAATGTGGCCGACGTGAAGCGGTTGGCGGAAAAATATTACGGCCCGATTCCGGCACGCGGTGTCGCGGCCCGCACGCCGTTGGTCACCGATGCGCCGATCACAGGCGGTGAAACGGTGTTGCGCGATGCCCGCGTGCGCCAAGCCAGTTGGGCGGAAAACGTTATCCAGCCGTCGCTGAGCAACGGCTCGCCGCGCCGGGTCGCGGCGTTGGAGATTTTGAGCGAACTTCTGGGCGGTGGCGGCACGTCGCGGCTGTACCGGGCGTTGGTGATCGATCAGGCCTTGGCGGTTTCGGCGGGCACCTATTACGACCAGTCCGCCCGAGGCAACGGCCAGTTCGCCTTTTACGCCTCGCCACGTCCGGGCGTGAGTCTCGATGAATTGGCTCAAGCACTGCGAACGGAGACCCGCCGTGTGCTCGACGAGGGCCTCAAACCCGACGAGTTGGCGGCGATCAAAAAGCGCATGATGGCGGATGCAGTCTATTCGCGCGATGCGATGAAAACCGGCGCGTGGACCATCGGCGGCGCGCTGGCGGCAGGCCACAGCATCGAAGACGTCGAACAATGGCCCGAACGCATTCAGGCGGTCACCGAACAAGACGTGCTCGACGCGCTGAAAGCCGTCTTGGACGAGCCACGGCGCATCACCACCAAGCTGCTGCCCAACGGTAATGGAGACGGCGCATGA
- a CDS encoding pitrilysin family protein yields the protein MKKLLVALMIIFAPLHAWAVDVERVVSPGGIEAWLVQDHSNPVVSMRFAFDGGSELDPVGKAGLSNLAASTMDEGAGDLDSQSFQQILADQSITLRFDAGLDRFSGELKTLSENLDQSFDLLRLSLSQPRFDEEPVARLKSQIIAGIRADSEDPGKLAYDSLFAHFFPGHGYAVDSDGTVESVTALGSDDLRSFVKTRLGRSNLIIGVVGDIDPDRLGQLIDHAFGALPAAPSVERGGDVAVNASGRLDVIERDIPQSTIVFGHGALKRDDPDYYATLVMNHILGGGSFTSRLYDEVREKRGLAYSVGSSVYPLDHAGLIIGSAATENARVSETIEVIRTQWARMAAGDVGEQELKDAKTYITGAFPLTFTSTGAIARVLVAMQLNKLGIDYLDKRKTYIDAVDMADVKRVAAKYLAPDRLDIVVVGKPAGIVPSR from the coding sequence ATGAAAAAGTTGCTTGTCGCGCTGATGATCATTTTCGCGCCGCTGCACGCTTGGGCGGTCGATGTCGAACGCGTCGTCAGCCCCGGTGGGATCGAAGCCTGGTTGGTGCAGGACCATTCCAATCCGGTGGTGTCGATGCGGTTTGCCTTCGACGGCGGTTCGGAACTCGACCCGGTGGGCAAGGCGGGCCTTTCCAATCTGGCCGCCAGCACCATGGACGAAGGGGCGGGCGATCTCGACAGCCAATCGTTTCAACAAATCCTAGCCGACCAGTCGATTACCCTGCGCTTCGATGCCGGACTGGACCGCTTTTCGGGCGAGTTGAAGACACTGTCGGAAAACCTCGACCAGTCGTTCGATCTGCTGCGGTTGTCGCTGAGCCAACCGCGCTTTGATGAAGAACCGGTGGCGCGGTTGAAAAGCCAGATCATCGCAGGCATCCGTGCCGACAGCGAAGACCCGGGCAAACTGGCATATGATTCTTTGTTCGCACATTTTTTCCCCGGTCACGGCTATGCGGTGGATTCCGACGGCACCGTTGAAAGCGTCACGGCCCTTGGATCCGACGATCTGCGATCGTTCGTCAAAACCCGCTTGGGACGGTCCAATTTGATCATCGGCGTGGTTGGCGACATTGACCCTGATCGCCTCGGTCAATTGATCGATCACGCGTTCGGCGCGCTACCGGCAGCGCCGTCCGTCGAACGTGGCGGCGATGTCGCGGTCAACGCCAGCGGGCGTCTCGACGTGATCGAACGTGATATTCCGCAAAGTACCATCGTGTTCGGTCACGGAGCCCTCAAACGCGACGATCCCGATTATTACGCAACCTTGGTGATGAACCACATTCTCGGCGGCGGTTCGTTCACGTCTCGCTTGTACGATGAAGTGCGCGAAAAGCGCGGCTTGGCCTATTCGGTCGGTTCCAGCGTATATCCGCTGGATCATGCCGGACTGATCATCGGCAGCGCCGCCACGGAAAACGCCCGGGTGTCGGAAACCATCGAAGTCATCCGCACCCAATGGGCGCGCATGGCGGCAGGCGATGTCGGCGAGCAAGAGCTCAAGGACGCAAAAACCTACATCACCGGCGCTTTCCCGCTGACCTTTACGTCCACAGGCGCGATTGCCCGGGTTTTGGTGGCGATGCAGCTCAACAAATTGGGTATCGACTACTTGGATAAGCGCAAAACCTATATCGATGCGGTGGACATGGCCGATGTGAAACGGGTGGCGGCTAAATATTTGGCGCCGGACCGTCTCGATATTGTTGTGGTCGGAAAACCCGCAGGCATTGTCCCCAGCCGCTAA